Proteins encoded within one genomic window of Bradyrhizobium sp. 186:
- a CDS encoding Fe-Mn family superoxide dismutase, producing the protein MPYQAKPLSLDPKSIKGISEKVLVSHYENNYVGAVKRLNAIGAQLAELDFTKAPNFIVNGLKREELIAANSMILHEIYFDGLGGGAGASGALAEAITRDFGSLERWRAEFVAMGKAEGGGSGWVILSYSPRDKRLVNQWAADHTTTLAGGRPVLVLDMYEHAYHMDYGAAAARYVDIYMEAIRWDNAAKLYDQYSHEG; encoded by the coding sequence ATGCCATATCAAGCAAAACCCCTGTCACTCGACCCGAAGTCGATCAAGGGCATCTCGGAGAAGGTTCTCGTAAGCCATTATGAGAATAACTACGTTGGCGCCGTAAAGCGCCTCAACGCGATCGGCGCGCAGCTGGCCGAGCTCGATTTCACCAAGGCGCCGAATTTCATAGTCAACGGCCTGAAGCGCGAAGAGTTGATCGCCGCGAACTCGATGATCCTGCACGAGATATATTTCGACGGACTCGGTGGTGGTGCCGGCGCAAGCGGCGCGCTGGCGGAGGCTATCACCCGTGATTTCGGTAGCCTCGAGCGCTGGCGCGCGGAATTTGTCGCGATGGGCAAGGCAGAAGGCGGCGGTTCTGGCTGGGTGATCCTGTCCTACTCGCCACGCGACAAGCGCCTTGTGAACCAATGGGCGGCGGACCACACCACGACACTGGCCGGCGGTCGTCCGGTGCTGGTGCTCGACATGTACGAGCACGCCTATCACATGGACTATGGTGCGGCGGCGGCGCGCTATGTCGACATCTATATGGAGGCAATCCGCTGGGACAACGCTGCCAAGCTGTACGATCAGTACAGCCATGAAGGCTAG
- a CDS encoding isoprenylcysteine carboxylmethyltransferase family protein, with the protein MTFSELILGVVTLQRAGELVHSHSNTRKLLAGGAVEAAPRHYPLIVAVHAAWLLSLWVFGHDQPVNVVALAGYLILQCLRFWVIRTLGSRWTTRIIVLPGQPLVSAGPYRFLSHPNYAVVAGEIAVLPLVLGLPLLAVVFTILNAAVLAIRIRAENRALAASRETLCVAHHD; encoded by the coding sequence GTGACGTTTTCTGAACTCATCCTCGGCGTAGTCACGCTGCAGCGCGCCGGCGAACTCGTCCATTCACACTCTAACACTCGAAAGCTCCTGGCCGGCGGCGCCGTTGAGGCGGCACCCCGGCATTATCCGCTGATCGTCGCGGTTCATGCAGCCTGGCTGTTGTCGCTGTGGGTGTTCGGACACGATCAACCGGTGAATGTCGTTGCCCTGGCCGGCTACCTTATCCTTCAGTGCCTTCGCTTCTGGGTAATCCGGACGCTCGGCTCACGATGGACGACGCGGATTATTGTTCTGCCCGGACAGCCGCTCGTGTCGGCGGGACCCTATCGATTTCTGTCGCATCCTAACTATGCCGTGGTCGCTGGCGAGATCGCCGTGCTTCCGTTGGTTCTAGGTCTGCCGCTGCTGGCCGTCGTCTTCACCATCCTCAACGCTGCGGTTCTCGCGATCCGCATACGGGCCGAAAACCGCGCCCTCGCCGCATCCCGTGAGACATTGTGCGTGGCGCATCATGACTGA
- a CDS encoding 3-oxoacyl-[acyl-carrier-protein] synthase III C-terminal domain-containing protein, protein MPKAALVSLATSVPPHVLLQKDVLTAAWDVFGARFPEFERFSSIFSNTGIVKRHGVKPFDWYLERRGWPERTEAFLEGAEALFVDVAEKALVSAQLTGGDIESVVTVSSTGIATPSLEARVARRMGFRSDVMRVPVFGLGCAGGVSGLSIASRLAQARPGANVLLVTIELCSLALRLDELTKANIVAVSLFGDGAAAIVLRAGDGGATQIEAAGEHLWPNTLGIMGWNVDPEGFGVIFRRTIPDFVTTHLNSAVTEILSSMRLSMEDIDRFICHPGGAKVIDALEGALALDQGTLSHERQTIADFGNMSSPTVLFVLELARAKGLPARSLLTALGPGFTASCVTLRHAA, encoded by the coding sequence ATGCCCAAGGCTGCCCTGGTCTCCCTTGCAACGTCGGTGCCTCCCCACGTGCTTTTGCAAAAGGACGTTCTGACGGCAGCCTGGGATGTCTTCGGCGCCCGCTTTCCTGAATTCGAACGGTTCTCAAGCATCTTTTCGAATACCGGAATCGTTAAGCGTCACGGCGTCAAGCCATTCGACTGGTATCTCGAACGACGAGGCTGGCCGGAACGCACCGAGGCCTTTCTCGAAGGAGCTGAAGCGCTATTTGTCGACGTCGCCGAGAAGGCGCTTGTGAGCGCACAACTTACTGGCGGCGATATCGAATCTGTCGTGACCGTCTCTTCAACGGGAATCGCAACACCAAGTCTCGAAGCGCGCGTCGCCCGCCGGATGGGTTTCCGGTCCGACGTAATGCGTGTACCGGTGTTTGGTCTCGGCTGTGCGGGCGGGGTTTCGGGTCTATCGATTGCGTCGCGCCTCGCCCAGGCTCGGCCAGGCGCCAACGTGCTGCTGGTCACGATCGAGCTCTGCTCTCTTGCACTTCGCCTGGACGAACTTACCAAGGCTAACATTGTGGCCGTGAGCCTGTTCGGCGACGGCGCTGCTGCAATCGTGCTGCGCGCGGGCGATGGCGGCGCGACGCAGATCGAGGCTGCCGGCGAACACCTTTGGCCGAATACGCTTGGCATCATGGGATGGAATGTCGACCCGGAAGGATTCGGCGTCATCTTTCGCCGCACTATACCTGACTTCGTCACGACGCATCTCAACTCCGCCGTGACGGAAATTCTCTCCAGCATGCGCCTTTCGATGGAAGACATTGACCGGTTCATCTGCCATCCCGGCGGCGCGAAGGTTATAGATGCATTGGAAGGCGCGCTCGCGCTCGACCAAGGAACGCTTTCCCATGAACGGCAGACTATCGCCGACTTTGGCAACATGTCGTCACCCACGGTATTGTTTGTGCTTGAGCTGGCTCGCGCGAAGGGGCTGCCGGCGCGGTCGCTGTTGACGGCGCTCGGACCCGGCTTCACCGCGAGCTGTGTCACGCTACGGCACGCTGCGTGA
- a CDS encoding DHA2 family efflux MFS transporter permease subunit has translation MTERVTEPSAATWLGFVLMCLGMFMAILDIQVVATSLPTIQSTLAISREAMSWIQTAYLIAEIIAIPLTGWLTRALTLRWLFVIAISLFTLASIGCAFSGGFTILVCFRALQGFAGGVLIPAVFSAVFLLFPIRLHPVATTMAGIMAVLAPTIGPVVGGWITEAWSWHWLFLINVAPGVIAALAAPMLLPSERPRLSDLTTLDVPSLALLAVSLASLEIGLKEGPQHGWLSPFCSILIVLSAAAATVFAVRTLGAAYPVVELSTFRSRSFAIGCALSFFLGVGLFGSVYLMPVFLAYVRHHDAFEIGTIMLVTGVSQLVTAPIAGTLESRFDPRWLSAVGFGLLAIGLGCSAFESRVADFKEMFWPQVLRGVAIMFCLLPPTRLALGSLTASQVPDASSLFNLMRNVGGAIGIALIDTILYGRTGEHAEALRERLIAGDVTAAQAIGLDLMLFTHRPPEVSDATIEAYLRPMVEKAAFALSANEAWALLACVALLGLLLIPFAGGSSEGTDTGTDQLGTTNPYSERPPPTL, from the coding sequence ATGACTGAGCGGGTTACCGAGCCGAGTGCGGCTACGTGGCTTGGCTTCGTCCTGATGTGCCTTGGCATGTTCATGGCGATCCTCGACATTCAGGTCGTCGCCACTTCGCTGCCCACGATCCAGAGTACACTCGCCATATCGCGAGAGGCGATGAGCTGGATTCAAACCGCGTATCTGATCGCCGAGATCATCGCCATTCCACTGACCGGGTGGCTTACGCGCGCTCTGACGCTGCGATGGCTGTTCGTTATTGCGATCAGCCTCTTTACCCTCGCCTCCATCGGTTGCGCGTTCAGCGGCGGTTTTACGATACTTGTCTGCTTCCGCGCGCTTCAGGGCTTTGCTGGCGGCGTGTTGATTCCGGCAGTTTTTTCCGCTGTCTTCCTGCTGTTTCCGATCCGTTTGCATCCCGTTGCCACCACAATGGCCGGCATCATGGCCGTGCTGGCGCCCACGATCGGGCCGGTGGTCGGTGGCTGGATTACCGAAGCTTGGTCCTGGCATTGGCTGTTTCTGATCAATGTCGCCCCCGGCGTGATCGCCGCACTCGCCGCGCCAATGCTGCTCCCGAGCGAGCGGCCTCGGCTTTCTGATCTGACTACACTCGACGTGCCTTCTCTCGCACTTCTGGCGGTTTCGCTTGCAAGCCTGGAGATCGGACTGAAGGAAGGCCCGCAACATGGGTGGCTTTCTCCATTCTGCTCTATCCTGATCGTCCTGAGTGCTGCCGCGGCAACTGTCTTCGCCGTCCGAACACTCGGGGCCGCGTATCCGGTGGTCGAGCTATCGACATTCAGATCGCGCTCGTTTGCGATCGGTTGCGCATTGAGTTTCTTTCTCGGAGTTGGATTGTTTGGCTCGGTCTATCTCATGCCGGTCTTCCTTGCCTATGTTCGACATCATGACGCATTTGAAATAGGCACGATTATGCTCGTCACCGGCGTTTCGCAGCTGGTGACCGCGCCGATTGCCGGCACGCTGGAAAGCAGATTTGATCCCCGCTGGTTATCGGCGGTGGGGTTTGGTCTGCTCGCGATCGGACTGGGTTGCAGTGCATTCGAGAGCCGTGTCGCCGACTTCAAGGAAATGTTCTGGCCGCAAGTTTTGCGCGGCGTTGCGATCATGTTTTGCCTGCTGCCTCCGACCAGGCTGGCGTTGGGTTCGCTGACCGCATCACAGGTACCCGACGCAAGCAGCCTGTTCAATCTGATGCGAAACGTTGGGGGCGCAATCGGTATCGCGCTGATCGATACGATCCTTTATGGCCGCACCGGCGAGCACGCCGAAGCTCTGCGCGAGCGTCTGATTGCGGGCGATGTGACTGCGGCTCAGGCGATCGGGCTTGACCTGATGTTGTTTACCCACCGCCCTCCGGAGGTATCGGATGCCACGATTGAAGCCTATCTGCGTCCCATGGTCGAAAAGGCCGCGTTCGCGCTCAGTGCCAACGAAGCCTGGGCCCTCCTCGCTTGCGTGGCATTGCTCGGACTATTGCTCATTCCGTTCGCGGGTGGTTCATCGGAAGGCACTGATACGGGCACGGACCAACTTGGAACAACGAACCCATATTCGGAGAGGCCGCCTCCAACGCTGTAA